In one Blastococcus sp. Marseille-P5729 genomic region, the following are encoded:
- a CDS encoding metallophosphoesterase family protein produces the protein MPSTERSSSLRRWSTRLITGLLGAGLLARAMGVLDNLRRVPRRLRRYRTQIGEISASVTGVYRGLTTLPGGPPEDAVRVVWLSDVHNNPVAFSIARALVEQYDAEVVIDTGDIADWGTAYEAPTFAEIGEIDVPYVFIKGNHDGPGTIEALGRHSNVEILDDARMVEVAGLRIVGDADPRFTPDKSTGDDHFGKDRLKQIGTDLAAQIAPLKADIALIHDPIVARQAAGSCPLILSGHSHKRDDRRANGTLLLTQGSSGGAGLRGVRQNPPDPLTVSVLHLDAETKRLHTLDELTFGGLGLTHVTLVRRPVDELGVPRPASEAASSR, from the coding sequence ATGCCAAGCACCGAGCGCTCCTCCTCGTTGCGGCGCTGGTCGACCCGGCTGATCACCGGACTGCTCGGCGCCGGGCTGCTGGCACGCGCGATGGGGGTGCTCGACAACCTTCGCAGGGTGCCGCGGCGACTGCGTCGCTACCGCACCCAGATCGGCGAGATCTCCGCCTCGGTGACCGGCGTCTACCGTGGCCTCACCACGCTGCCCGGCGGACCGCCGGAGGACGCCGTCCGCGTCGTGTGGCTCTCGGACGTCCACAACAACCCCGTGGCCTTCTCGATAGCGCGCGCGCTCGTCGAGCAGTACGACGCAGAGGTCGTCATCGACACCGGTGACATCGCTGACTGGGGAACGGCGTACGAAGCGCCGACCTTCGCCGAGATCGGCGAGATCGACGTTCCCTACGTGTTCATCAAGGGAAACCACGATGGGCCCGGCACCATCGAGGCGCTTGGGCGCCACTCCAACGTCGAGATCCTGGACGATGCACGCATGGTCGAGGTGGCCGGCCTACGCATCGTAGGCGATGCCGACCCACGCTTCACCCCGGACAAGTCGACCGGTGACGACCACTTCGGCAAGGACCGCCTCAAGCAGATCGGCACCGACCTGGCGGCGCAGATCGCTCCGCTGAAAGCCGACATCGCACTCATCCACGATCCGATCGTCGCGCGGCAGGCCGCCGGGAGCTGCCCGCTGATCCTCAGCGGGCATTCGCACAAGCGTGACGACCGGCGCGCGAACGGAACTCTGCTGCTGACCCAGGGCTCCAGCGGCGGCGCGGGGCTCCGGGGCGTCCGACAGAACCCGCCGGACCCGCTGACCGTGTCCGTTCTGCACCTCGATGCCGAGACCAAGCGGCTGCACACGCTCGACGAGCTGACCTTCGGCGGGCTCGGGCTGACCCACGTCACCCTGGTGCGGCGACCGGTCGACGAGCTCGGCGTGCCGCGCCCGGCGAGCGAGGCGGCCAGCAGCCGATGA